In Vicingus serpentipes, the following are encoded in one genomic region:
- a CDS encoding transketolase, which produces MPSIIELEKIASQVRRDIVRMVHAVSSGHPGGSLGCTDYLVALYFDIMNHNAKFNMDGTNEDIFFLSNGHISPVFYSVLARSGYFPVEELKTFRKLNSRLQGHPTTHEGLPGIRIASGSLGQGMSNAIGAALTKKLNNDKGIVYSLHGDGEIQEGQIWEAAMYAAHNKVDNYIATIDYNQKQIDGSLDEVLGLGDIKAKWQAFGWDVMEMDGNNMQNLLDTLNEAKTHLGKGKPVMIIMKTEMGQGVDYMMHTHKWHGSAPNDEQLALALAQLEETLGDY; this is translated from the coding sequence ATGCCATCTATTATTGAATTAGAAAAAATTGCTTCTCAAGTACGTAGAGATATTGTAAGAATGGTTCACGCCGTAAGCTCAGGTCACCCTGGTGGCTCTTTAGGTTGTACCGACTATTTAGTTGCTTTATATTTTGATATTATGAATCATAATGCGAAGTTTAATATGGATGGGACTAACGAGGATATCTTCTTCTTATCAAATGGTCATATTTCACCTGTTTTTTATAGCGTTTTAGCTCGCTCTGGTTATTTCCCAGTAGAAGAATTAAAAACATTTAGAAAATTAAACTCTCGCTTACAAGGACACCCAACAACTCACGAAGGATTGCCTGGAATTAGAATTGCTAGTGGCTCTTTAGGTCAAGGTATGTCTAACGCAATTGGAGCTGCTTTAACAAAAAAGCTAAATAATGACAAAGGAATTGTTTACTCACTTCATGGTGATGGCGAAATTCAAGAAGGACAAATATGGGAAGCTGCAATGTATGCCGCACACAATAAGGTTGATAATTACATTGCAACAATAGATTATAACCAAAAACAAATTGACGGAAGTCTTGATGAAGTTCTAGGGTTAGGAGATATAAAAGCAAAATGGCAAGCTTTTGGATGGGATGTTATGGAAATGGATGGAAACAACATGCAAAACCTGTTAGATACATTAAACGAAGCTAAAACACACTTAGGCAAAGGAAAACCCGTTATGATAATAATGAAAACTGAAATGGGACAAGGAGTTGACTATATGATGCATACACACAAATGGCATGGCTCTGCTCCTAACGACGAACAATTAGCTTTAGCATTAGCACAATTAGAAGAAACTTTAGGCGACTACTAA
- a CDS encoding vWA domain-containing protein, with protein MKEIKKHIKHTLLALSLLIAFHSFAQTKQKTRILFVLDGSQSMLGRWGDEQKMKVATRLLSNLMDSMQSMGNVEVALRVYGHQYSVAAGNRSCEDTKLEVPFSSNSFGKIKSKLLDIRPQGTTPIAYSLEQTKDDFPSCNNCKNIIILITDGIEECDGDPCAVALALQKNGVTLKPFVIGMGLDLETIEAFRCVGSFFEAKDQESFKNVLQIVISQVMNNTTVQVNLIDTNGEPTETNVNMTFYDNHSKSIEYNFIHTFNSYGVPDTVPINPALNYDLTVHTLPEVKKENIKIIAGKHNIIALDAPQGMLKLEMSGLNEYDDLKCLVKKQGDLNVFHVQNFDETTKYIVGNYDLEILTLPRTIIKNVNIAQSHTTKVFIPDPGIATIFLPARGITSIFTEENNQLKWIYNIDQNTTRETIVLQPGKYRVVNRGLNSNKVIYTQEKSFTISSGTSVQIKF; from the coding sequence TTGAAAGAAATAAAAAAACATATAAAGCACACCTTACTTGCTCTTAGCCTGCTAATTGCCTTTCATTCTTTTGCCCAAACTAAGCAAAAAACAAGAATACTTTTTGTATTAGATGGATCTCAAAGTATGCTTGGAAGATGGGGAGACGAGCAAAAGATGAAAGTAGCTACTCGTTTGTTAAGCAACCTGATGGACAGTATGCAATCTATGGGAAATGTAGAAGTGGCTTTAAGAGTTTATGGCCACCAATACTCTGTAGCTGCAGGAAATAGAAGTTGCGAAGACACAAAACTAGAAGTACCATTCTCTAGTAATAGCTTTGGTAAAATAAAAAGTAAACTATTAGATATTCGCCCTCAAGGAACCACTCCTATTGCTTATTCACTAGAGCAAACAAAGGATGACTTCCCATCATGTAATAACTGTAAAAACATCATCATTTTAATTACTGACGGAATTGAAGAATGTGATGGAGATCCTTGCGCAGTTGCTTTAGCTCTCCAAAAAAATGGAGTTACCTTAAAACCATTTGTAATTGGAATGGGATTAGACCTAGAAACAATTGAAGCATTTAGATGTGTTGGTAGCTTTTTCGAAGCAAAAGACCAAGAATCTTTTAAAAATGTATTACAAATTGTTATTTCACAAGTAATGAACAACACAACTGTTCAAGTAAATTTAATTGATACTAACGGTGAACCAACAGAAACTAATGTAAACATGACTTTTTATGATAATCACTCCAAGTCTATTGAATATAACTTTATTCATACTTTTAATAGCTACGGAGTTCCTGACACTGTTCCTATTAATCCTGCTTTAAATTATGACTTAACCGTTCACACCTTACCAGAGGTAAAAAAAGAAAATATTAAAATTATTGCAGGAAAACACAATATCATAGCATTAGATGCTCCTCAAGGAATGTTAAAACTTGAGATGAGCGGGTTAAACGAATATGATGATTTAAAGTGTTTAGTAAAAAAACAGGGCGATTTAAACGTATTTCATGTTCAGAACTTTGACGAAACAACAAAATACATCGTTGGTAATTATGACTTAGAAATACTAACCCTTCCCCGCACTATCATCAAAAATGTAAATATAGCTCAAAGCCACACTACAAAAGTTTTTATTCCAGATCCAGGTATAGCCACCATATTTTTACCAGCGAGAGGTATCACCTCAATTTTCACAGAAGAAAACAACCAATTAAAATGGATATACAATATTGATCAAAACACAACTAGAGAAACCATTGTATTACAACCAGGAAAATACAGGGTTGTTAATAGAGGCTTAAACAGTAACAAAGTAATTTACACACAAGAAAAATCATTTACTATATCATCAGGAACATCAGTTCAAATTAAATTTTAA
- a CDS encoding transketolase family protein produces the protein MKKYTYTEKKDTRSGFGDGLTELGRENPNVVALCADLTGSLKMNQFEKENPDRFFQIGIAEANMIGIAAGMTIGGKIPFTGTFANFSTGRVYDQIRQAVAYSGKNVKICASHAGLTLGEDGATHQILEDIGLMKMLPGMTVINPCDYNQTKAATKAIADLDGPVYLRFGRPSVPVFMNEPFIIGKAITLNEGTDVSIFATGHLVWEAILACEELEAKGISAEIINIHTIKPLDEKAILESANKTKCIVTAEEHMMNGGLGDSIAQLISRNNPMPIEYVAVDDSFGESGTPSELMEKYGLNAESIIKAAERAIARKA, from the coding sequence ATGAAAAAGTACACCTACACCGAAAAAAAAGATACACGTTCAGGATTTGGAGACGGACTAACTGAATTAGGAAGAGAAAACCCTAATGTAGTTGCTCTTTGTGCCGATTTAACTGGCTCGTTAAAAATGAACCAATTTGAAAAAGAAAATCCTGACCGATTTTTTCAAATTGGTATTGCAGAAGCAAACATGATTGGTATTGCAGCAGGGATGACTATTGGCGGTAAAATTCCTTTCACAGGGACGTTTGCAAACTTCTCAACTGGTAGAGTTTATGATCAAATTCGTCAAGCTGTTGCTTACTCTGGTAAAAATGTAAAAATATGTGCTTCACACGCTGGGCTTACTTTAGGTGAAGATGGAGCAACACATCAAATATTAGAAGATATAGGATTGATGAAAATGCTACCAGGAATGACTGTAATTAACCCTTGTGATTACAATCAAACAAAAGCTGCTACCAAAGCTATAGCAGACCTTGATGGACCAGTTTACTTAAGATTTGGTCGTCCATCTGTCCCTGTTTTTATGAACGAACCATTTATTATTGGTAAAGCAATAACTCTAAATGAAGGTACTGATGTAAGTATTTTTGCTACTGGCCATTTAGTATGGGAAGCAATATTAGCATGTGAAGAACTGGAAGCTAAAGGAATTAGTGCCGAAATAATAAATATTCACACAATTAAACCTTTAGACGAAAAAGCAATTTTAGAATCAGCAAATAAAACTAAATGTATTGTTACCGCTGAAGAGCACATGATGAATGGAGGTTTAGGCGATAGTATTGCTCAATTAATTTCTAGAAATAATCCAATGCCAATTGAATATGTTGCTGTAGATGATAGCTTTGGAGAAAGTGGTACTCCAAGTGAATTAATGGAAAAATATGGATTAAATGCTGAGAGCATTATAAAAGCTGCCGAAAGAGCTATTGCCCGTAAAGCTTAA
- a CDS encoding DUF4293 family protein: protein MIQRIQSLLLVIVVLLSIVFSYIPLFEFTGGDATYLMSAYKTFLSENADEVIAKNMGVGVLQGLIMLVSIIVIFLYKKRQLQIKLLKLNILLITLQVVAIVMYSDVAKSIISLNPSDVMVGLKFGAAIPVLCLILVYVSLRFIKKDDELVRAADRLR, encoded by the coding sequence ATGATACAGAGAATTCAATCATTGTTGTTAGTTATTGTTGTTTTATTGAGTATAGTGTTTTCTTATATACCGCTATTTGAGTTTACAGGAGGAGATGCTACTTATCTTATGAGTGCATATAAAACTTTTTTAAGTGAAAACGCAGATGAAGTAATTGCTAAAAATATGGGAGTGGGTGTTTTACAAGGTTTAATAATGTTAGTTTCTATTATTGTTATATTTCTTTATAAGAAACGTCAGCTACAGATTAAGTTATTAAAGCTAAATATTTTATTAATTACATTACAAGTTGTAGCTATTGTTATGTATTCGGATGTTGCTAAATCAATCATAAGTTTAAACCCTAGTGATGTAATGGTTGGATTGAAGTTTGGAGCCGCTATACCAGTTTTATGTTTAATACTTGTGTATGTTTCTCTTAGATTTATTAAAAAAGATGATGAATTGGTTAGGGCAGCAGATAGATTAAGATAG
- a CDS encoding FtsB family cell division protein: protein MWSKIPNWLKNKYAITIVIFIVWLSFFDQNNFLVQYDFKKELRSLNQDKRFYLEEIKKTKIELEELTTNPVTLEKFAREKYLMKKDNEEIFVFELEKE from the coding sequence ATGTGGTCAAAAATTCCAAATTGGTTAAAAAACAAATATGCTATTACAATAGTAATATTCATTGTTTGGTTATCTTTTTTTGATCAAAATAATTTTCTTGTTCAGTACGATTTTAAAAAAGAACTGAGAAGCCTTAATCAGGATAAAAGATTTTATTTAGAAGAAATAAAAAAAACAAAAATTGAACTCGAAGAATTAACCACCAATCCTGTTACTCTCGAGAAATTTGCTCGCGAAAAATACCTGATGAAAAAAGACAATGAAGAGATTTTTGTCTTTGAGCTTGAAAAAGAATAA
- a CDS encoding methylmalonyl-CoA mutase family protein: MSLFNDFKSISHQDWLEKITQDLKGKDFSETLIWKTDEGINVQPFYDAETLNDNVSQNFDLTNCNNDWEIREQVEIKTIKEANQLALNALKGGANSIQFNGNIENQNEMNELLADIMLDIIHIHFYTSTPDQTLNFFNTFIENNNIDKALLKGSITYDYLGELLISGNWSKDEKTDFNDLFNIQNKTSLKTITIRGDYYANAGATITQEIAYTLNQTIEYIDQLTERGISAERAINNISFNLGINSNYFFEIAKIRAFKILWQLITKTYGIEGVEANIHAQTSNYNIAAQDAQTNILRTTTEGMSAVLGGCNSLSITPFNSSYEAPSDFTLRVARNIQIILKEEAYLNKVKDASKGAYYIENLTDELVTKSLDLFKEVENNGGFLANIKNDTIQNSIEEVNLKKETEYKDGTQSLLGVNIHINNMENSPKAIINQDHNSNGSIKHLKQINIPQLIAQQGTSHA, from the coding sequence ATGAGCTTATTTAACGATTTCAAATCAATATCTCACCAAGATTGGTTAGAGAAAATAACGCAAGACTTAAAAGGAAAAGATTTTTCAGAAACTTTAATCTGGAAAACAGATGAAGGAATTAATGTTCAACCCTTTTACGATGCTGAAACATTAAATGACAATGTTTCTCAAAATTTCGATTTAACCAATTGCAATAATGATTGGGAAATAAGGGAACAAGTTGAAATTAAAACAATTAAAGAAGCGAACCAACTTGCTTTAAATGCATTAAAAGGTGGTGCCAACAGCATTCAATTTAATGGCAATATTGAAAATCAGAATGAAATGAATGAATTATTAGCAGATATAATGCTTGATATCATTCATATTCACTTTTACACTTCAACCCCTGACCAAACCCTTAACTTCTTTAATACTTTTATTGAAAATAATAATATTGATAAAGCGCTTTTAAAAGGCTCTATCACTTATGATTATTTAGGAGAATTGTTAATTTCAGGAAATTGGAGCAAAGATGAAAAAACGGATTTCAACGACTTGTTTAATATTCAAAACAAAACCTCATTAAAAACAATAACTATTCGAGGAGATTATTATGCTAATGCAGGAGCTACAATTACTCAAGAAATAGCATACACATTAAATCAAACTATTGAATACATTGACCAATTAACAGAAAGAGGAATATCTGCCGAAAGAGCTATTAATAATATCTCTTTCAACCTTGGAATCAATTCAAATTATTTTTTTGAAATTGCAAAAATTAGAGCTTTTAAAATTTTGTGGCAATTAATTACCAAAACTTATGGTATTGAAGGTGTTGAAGCAAATATTCACGCTCAGACATCAAATTACAACATAGCAGCTCAAGATGCTCAAACAAATATTTTACGAACGACCACAGAGGGTATGTCAGCCGTTTTAGGTGGATGTAATAGCTTAAGTATTACTCCATTCAACTCTTCTTATGAAGCGCCAAGTGATTTTACTTTAAGAGTTGCTCGTAATATTCAAATTATATTAAAAGAAGAAGCTTATTTAAACAAAGTAAAAGATGCTTCTAAAGGAGCTTATTACATTGAAAATTTAACTGATGAATTAGTTACTAAATCATTAGACTTATTTAAAGAAGTTGAAAATAATGGTGGCTTTTTAGCTAATATAAAAAACGATACAATTCAAAATAGTATTGAGGAAGTTAACTTAAAAAAGGAAACTGAATATAAAGATGGAACTCAATCTTTACTTGGCGTTAATATTCATATAAATAATATGGAAAACTCACCTAAAGCTATTATAAATCAAGATCATAATAGTAACGGTAGCATTAAACACCTTAAACAAATAAATATTCCACAACTAATTGCTCAACAAGGAACTTCTCATGCCTAA
- a CDS encoding DUF7793 family protein — translation MPNEIKIIKSVPFEYGTIELRSDEVITYEPKEGVTSFTMPQLELMLDILLDLSNGTPKPYFSNNTNLKSIDTEERLYITKHIHRFASKFAMTENSAITRFITHTFMQLSRPSIPVKMFKTKQEAINWLKS, via the coding sequence ATGCCTAACGAAATAAAAATTATAAAATCAGTTCCTTTTGAATACGGCACCATTGAGTTAAGAAGTGATGAAGTAATAACTTACGAACCAAAAGAAGGAGTTACCTCATTTACAATGCCTCAATTAGAGTTAATGCTCGATATTTTACTTGATTTATCTAACGGTACTCCAAAACCATACTTTTCAAACAATACAAATTTAAAAAGCATAGATACAGAAGAAAGATTGTATATCACAAAACATATTCACCGGTTTGCTAGCAAATTTGCTATGACAGAGAATTCTGCAATAACAAGGTTTATAACGCATACTTTCATGCAATTATCTAGGCCATCTATTCCGGTAAAAATGTTTAAAACAAAGCAAGAAGCTATTAATTGGCTAAAATCATAG
- the scpA gene encoding methylmalonyl-CoA mutase, with the protein MKPDFSKLTYTAPKIDSKPTQLNGESWLTSEQIDIKQSFTKEDIKNLTHLNYAAGIAPNLRGPYSTMYVMRPWTIRQYAGFSTAEESNAFYRRNLAAGQKGLSVAFDLATHRGYDSDHPRVVGDVGKAGVAIDSVEDMKVLFDQIPLDEMSVSMTMNGAVLPILAFYIVAAQEQGVDKKLLAGTIQNDILKEFMVRNTYIYPPLPSMQIIADIFKYTSQNMPKFNSISISGYHMQEAGATADIELAYTLADGLEYLRTGVNSGMDIDTFAPRLSFFWAIGMNHFMEIAKMRAARMLWAKIVKQFNPKNDKSLALRTHCQTSGWSLTEQDPFNNVARTCIEAMAAALGGTQSLHTNALDEAIALPTDFSARIARNTQIYIQKETEICRTVDPWGGSYYVEWLTNEIAEKAWKLIEEVEELGGMAKAIEKGVPKLRIEEAAARKQAKIDSGKEIIVGVNEYKIEKEEELEILDVDNNLVRKGQIERLEKIKATRNNEKVKQTLQHLTEVAKTKNGNLLEAAVEAAKERATLGEISDALEEVYGRYQAQIRSVSGVYSSEAMEDKDFIKARELTNKFAELEGRRPRIMVAKMGQDGHDRGAKVISTSFADIGFDVDIGPLFQTPEEAAKQAVENDVHILGVSSLAAGHKTLVPQVIEELKKLDREDIMVIVGGVIPQQDYEYLFNAGAVGVFGPGTKISKAAIEIVEILIESYSE; encoded by the coding sequence ATGAAACCTGATTTTTCAAAATTAACTTATACAGCTCCAAAAATTGATTCAAAACCAACTCAATTAAATGGAGAATCTTGGTTAACATCAGAGCAAATCGACATAAAACAAAGCTTCACTAAAGAAGACATTAAGAATTTAACACATTTAAATTATGCTGCAGGTATTGCTCCAAATTTAAGAGGCCCATACTCTACAATGTATGTAATGCGGCCTTGGACTATTCGCCAATATGCTGGTTTTAGTACTGCAGAAGAATCAAATGCATTTTACCGCAGAAACCTAGCTGCTGGTCAAAAAGGACTTTCTGTTGCTTTCGATTTAGCTACACATCGAGGTTATGATTCAGATCATCCCCGAGTTGTTGGAGATGTAGGAAAAGCTGGTGTTGCAATTGATTCGGTTGAAGACATGAAAGTGTTGTTTGATCAGATTCCATTGGATGAAATGTCTGTATCTATGACCATGAATGGTGCTGTATTACCGATATTAGCATTCTACATTGTTGCAGCTCAAGAGCAAGGTGTAGACAAAAAACTATTAGCAGGTACAATTCAAAACGACATTTTAAAAGAGTTTATGGTTAGAAATACATACATCTACCCACCTCTTCCATCAATGCAAATTATTGCTGATATTTTTAAATACACTTCTCAAAATATGCCAAAATTTAACTCAATAAGCATATCGGGGTACCATATGCAAGAAGCTGGTGCTACTGCTGATATTGAGTTAGCATATACTTTAGCCGATGGTTTAGAGTATTTAAGAACTGGAGTAAACTCAGGAATGGACATCGATACTTTTGCTCCTCGTCTTTCTTTCTTTTGGGCAATTGGCATGAATCATTTTATGGAAATTGCTAAAATGCGAGCTGCTCGTATGTTATGGGCAAAAATTGTAAAACAGTTTAATCCTAAAAATGATAAATCATTAGCACTAAGAACGCATTGTCAAACTAGTGGTTGGAGTTTAACTGAACAAGATCCTTTTAATAATGTAGCTCGAACATGCATAGAAGCTATGGCGGCAGCTTTAGGAGGCACACAATCATTACACACAAATGCACTAGATGAAGCAATTGCTTTGCCTACTGATTTCTCTGCAAGAATTGCAAGAAACACTCAAATATACATTCAAAAAGAAACTGAAATTTGTAGAACAGTTGACCCTTGGGGAGGTTCTTATTATGTAGAATGGCTGACCAACGAAATTGCTGAAAAAGCATGGAAACTAATTGAAGAAGTAGAAGAATTAGGTGGTATGGCTAAGGCAATTGAAAAAGGTGTACCCAAACTAAGAATTGAAGAAGCAGCTGCTCGAAAGCAAGCTAAAATTGATTCTGGAAAAGAAATTATTGTTGGCGTCAATGAATATAAAATTGAGAAAGAAGAAGAATTAGAAATTTTAGATGTTGATAACAACTTAGTAAGAAAAGGACAAATTGAAAGATTAGAAAAAATTAAAGCCACTAGAAATAACGAAAAAGTTAAACAGACACTACAACATTTAACCGAAGTTGCAAAAACAAAAAATGGCAACTTACTAGAAGCTGCTGTTGAAGCAGCTAAAGAAAGAGCTACGCTTGGTGAAATTTCTGACGCTTTGGAAGAAGTTTACGGGAGATACCAAGCTCAAATTCGTTCGGTTAGTGGTGTTTATAGTTCAGAAGCTATGGAGGATAAAGATTTTATTAAAGCACGTGAATTAACCAATAAGTTTGCTGAATTAGAAGGTAGAAGACCTAGAATTATGGTTGCTAAAATGGGACAAGATGGTCATGATAGAGGCGCAAAAGTAATTTCTACTTCTTTTGCTGACATCGGTTTTGATGTTGATATAGGCCCTTTATTCCAAACTCCAGAAGAAGCAGCAAAACAAGCAGTAGAAAATGATGTTCACATATTAGGTGTATCATCTTTAGCTGCTGGGCACAAAACATTAGTTCCTCAAGTTATTGAAGAATTAAAAAAATTAGATAGAGAAGATATTATGGTTATTGTTGGTGGAGTTATTCCTCAACAAGATTATGAATACCTTTTTAATGCTGGTGCGGTTGGTGTTTTTGGACCTGGAACTAAAATAAGTAAAGCAGCGATAGAAATTGTAGAAATATTGATAGAGAGTTATTCTGAATAG
- a CDS encoding inorganic diphosphatase: MNTLNLSFPLILLISLFSCKNEQKELITSNQPDSIKEIIIDPYTIIGEHHFLNGYEAKTAEGNINVVVEIPTGSVDKWEVDKTDGSLKWQILEDGPRKVNYLGYPGNYGMIPKTYLPKDLGGDGDPLDVIVLGPAVKRGSIIECKIIGVIELLDRGEQDDKLIAVMKDTPFYLVNSIDELKQSFNGALDIVTTWFSNYKGPGKMEIQTVAEKERADEILEASIKAYKNANETH, encoded by the coding sequence ATGAATACATTAAATCTAAGCTTTCCACTCATCCTATTAATATCTTTGTTCAGCTGTAAAAATGAACAAAAGGAATTAATTACATCAAATCAACCCGATTCTATTAAAGAAATTATAATAGATCCATACACCATTATTGGCGAACACCATTTCCTAAATGGTTATGAAGCAAAAACAGCAGAAGGCAATATAAATGTTGTTGTAGAAATACCTACCGGCAGTGTGGACAAATGGGAAGTGGACAAAACTGATGGTAGTTTGAAATGGCAAATACTAGAAGATGGTCCCCGTAAAGTTAACTACTTGGGTTACCCTGGTAATTATGGAATGATACCCAAAACTTATTTACCTAAAGATTTAGGTGGAGATGGCGACCCTTTAGATGTAATTGTTTTAGGTCCTGCCGTAAAAAGAGGAAGTATTATAGAATGTAAAATTATTGGTGTTATAGAATTATTAGATAGAGGCGAACAAGACGACAAGTTAATTGCCGTTATGAAAGATACCCCTTTCTATTTGGTTAACTCTATAGATGAGTTGAAGCAAAGTTTTAATGGTGCTTTAGATATAGTTACTACTTGGTTTTCAAATTACAAAGGCCCAGGCAAAATGGAAATTCAAACAGTTGCAGAAAAAGAAAGAGCTGATGAGATTTTAGAAGCTTCAATAAAAGCTTATAAAAATGCGAATGAAACTCATTAA
- a CDS encoding alpha/beta hydrolase — protein MKNLKTKIAGIILLFIAIGLANCRQEKMFFHPTSLTADYEFKFSNNFIEYKIPVEDKITLNGLLFKAEQPKGLVFYLHGNAGALDTWGEIADFYTQNNYDVFILDYRGFGKSEGRIENEGQFLNDVQLVYDSLKTDYLEENIIVIGYSIGTCPAAYVAAKNNPKHLVLKAPYYSMLDLVHHYYSFVPGFMVKYKLRTNEYVKEVKAPITIFHGTDDKIIPVENAYKLQAILKPANDTLIIVEGKTHHGVGNWNEYKSELTNILK, from the coding sequence ATGAAAAACCTAAAAACAAAAATAGCAGGTATTATTTTGTTGTTTATCGCAATAGGCTTAGCTAATTGCCGCCAAGAAAAAATGTTTTTCCACCCTACTTCACTGACTGCTGATTACGAGTTTAAATTTAGCAATAACTTTATTGAGTATAAAATACCGGTAGAAGACAAAATAACTTTAAACGGATTGTTATTTAAAGCTGAACAGCCTAAAGGATTGGTTTTTTACTTACACGGCAATGCTGGGGCACTTGATACTTGGGGCGAAATTGCTGACTTCTACACCCAAAATAATTATGATGTTTTTATTTTAGATTATCGTGGATTTGGTAAAAGTGAAGGAAGAATTGAAAACGAAGGCCAATTTTTAAATGATGTACAATTAGTTTACGACAGCTTAAAAACTGATTATCTTGAAGAAAATATTATTGTAATTGGTTATTCTATTGGCACATGCCCTGCAGCTTATGTTGCGGCAAAAAACAACCCAAAACATTTAGTTTTAAAAGCACCATATTACAGTATGCTAGATTTAGTTCATCACTACTACTCTTTTGTTCCCGGTTTTATGGTGAAATACAAATTAAGAACTAACGAATATGTAAAAGAAGTAAAAGCACCTATTACTATTTTCCATGGTACTGATGATAAGATTATCCCCGTTGAAAATGCTTATAAATTACAAGCCATTTTAAAACCAGCTAACGACACCTTAATTATAGTTGAAGGTAAAACTCACCACGGTGTTGGGAATTGGAATGAATATAAAAGTGAATTAACTAATATTTTAAAATAA